The sequence CGACTATTGGAGCGAAGGCGAAGAGGATTATGAGGTCATTTGTTGCCACTTGGACTAGAGTGTAGAGGGGGTCGCCATCGGCCAAATAGCTCCACACGAAGACCATGGCAGTGCATGGTGCCGCTCCGAGGAGTATTGCCCCGGCTATGTACTCCTTAGCAAGTGAGGGCTCGATCAGGCCGAGCTTGATTGAGAAGAGCGTCCCTATGAAGAAGGAGCTTATTAGGAACATGCTGAAGGGCTTTATGAGCCAGTTGGTCACCCAAGTGACGATTAGGCCCTTGAGCATTTGACCCTTGTGGACGCGCCTTATGGCCGAAAAGTCCACCTTGACCATCATGGGATAAATCATCGCCCATATCAAAATCGCTATGGGCATGTTAACGTTAGCTATGGTGAACTTTGAGAGTGCTTGGGGTACTGCTGGGAAGAGCTTTCCGATGGCTATGCCTGTCATTATACACAGCGCCACCCAAAGGGAAAGATATTTTTCGAAGAAGCTCAATCCTTTTTTCTCGTCCATTTTCCACACCCATCTGGGTTGAAGGAGTTTTCAAATAAAAGTCTTTTTAAAACCAAAGGTGAAAGTTCAAATGAAGTATTCTTCATCTATATTGATCTCTATAGATTATTGCGGAAAGATATTTAAAATGACTTTCTAACTCCATCGTGGTGAAGAAAATGGAAGAAAAGCTCATCCTCTTCGTCTGCGTGAAGAACTCCGCAAGAAGTCAGATGGCAGAAGCTTTCTTCAACCACTTCAACGATGACCCAAGGTTCAAGGCCATGAGCGCAGGAACGGAGCCGGCTGAAGAGATAGACCCGCTCGCGAGAAAGGTCATGGAGGAAATTGGAATTTCTCTCGAAGGCCAGTACCCGAAGCTCTACACCGAGGAGATGGCCGATAAAGCTTACATTGTCATCACAATGGGCTGTCTCGACAAGTGCCCCTACGCTCCGCCCGAAAAGACGTGGGATTGGGGGTTAGATGACCCCTACGGCCAGCCAATAGAGAAGTACCGCGAAGTGAGGGACGAGATAAAGCGCCGCGTTTTGAAGCTCATCGAGGACTTGAAGGCCGGTAAGAGTAGAGAAGAGATAATAGGGAGAAAGAGCCTCTTCACTCTTTGAACACTTCTCCCGTAACTAAGTCTATTCCAATTTTTCTAACCTTCAGCTTCCAGAGCTTCTCTGGCGCTCCACCGCCTTCTTCCCTATAACCTGCCATCTCGATTATCCCTGCATCCTCAAGGGCAGAGAGATGGTAGTAGAGCGTTGAACGGGGCATGTTCAATCCCCTCTCTTGAAGTGCTTGATAGATTTCGTTTGTCCCCTTAACCCCTTCACTTAGGATTTTAATGATGCTCCTTCGCGGTTCGGCTAGAAGGGGCTTGAGGAGCATCATGAGAGCCCTAAGATTTCTCATCTCCCCCATCATCCATTTTGGCATTCTTATCACCATTGATACGTGGTTTCTAAAGTTTATAAAATTACCGCTCTAGCATAAGTTTAACTCGAATATTATAGAAAAGTTTATAAATATTTTTGTGATATTACAAATTAAGAAAGTTGGAGGTGGTTGAGATGCCATTTGGAGTTTCTGGCTGGAAGTGGAAGGT comes from Thermococcus litoralis DSM 5473 and encodes:
- a CDS encoding arsenate reductase ArsC produces the protein MEEKLILFVCVKNSARSQMAEAFFNHFNDDPRFKAMSAGTEPAEEIDPLARKVMEEIGISLEGQYPKLYTEEMADKAYIVITMGCLDKCPYAPPEKTWDWGLDDPYGQPIEKYREVRDEIKRRVLKLIEDLKAGKSREEIIGRKSLFTL
- a CDS encoding winged helix-turn-helix domain-containing protein, whose amino-acid sequence is MPKWMMGEMRNLRALMMLLKPLLAEPRRSIIKILSEGVKGTNEIYQALQERGLNMPRSTLYYHLSALEDAGIIEMAGYREEGGGAPEKLWKLKVRKIGIDLVTGEVFKE